In a single window of the Streptacidiphilus sp. P02-A3a genome:
- a CDS encoding EfeM/EfeO family lipoprotein gives MSETEEPGERRRGRRPWVLAGAAMAVAALSAGAVAYAQGAHPAKPAAAPLDDYTGLPHTTVRIGTGACGAGWTAPHTGLQVFDLTGTGPAAADAYLETAAGAVVGEVESLAPGTTRPMVVRLAAGSYDFQCLPQDDSAVKGPVVRVTGSGAGSPAVAPVTQQDLIPPTLLYQKWVAAQLPGLVRDTATLQAAVDRGDLAAARTAWLPAHLDYERLGAAYGTFGDLDDSINGTTKGLPDGLTDPGFTGFHRLEYGLWHGQSAAGLKPVADTLSQDVRSLQTQWKTAQMDPLLLGLRAHEIVENTIQFELTGRTDYGSGSNLATARANLQGTAEALTLLRPLLATRMTTLPQIDADMAAAQAELAKLGDVPPASLTLTEREQLNADFGQLVDDLAPIAAVCDVRRTS, from the coding sequence GTGAGCGAGACCGAGGAGCCCGGAGAGCGACGGCGCGGACGGCGGCCGTGGGTGCTCGCCGGGGCCGCCATGGCGGTGGCCGCCCTCAGCGCCGGTGCGGTGGCGTACGCCCAGGGGGCGCATCCGGCGAAGCCGGCCGCCGCCCCGCTGGACGACTACACCGGGCTGCCGCACACCACGGTCCGGATCGGCACCGGTGCCTGCGGCGCCGGTTGGACCGCGCCGCACACCGGCCTCCAGGTGTTCGACCTGACCGGCACCGGTCCGGCGGCCGCCGACGCCTACCTGGAGACGGCGGCCGGTGCGGTGGTCGGCGAGGTGGAGAGCCTCGCCCCGGGCACCACCCGGCCGATGGTGGTCCGGTTGGCGGCCGGGAGCTACGACTTCCAGTGCCTGCCGCAGGACGACAGCGCGGTGAAGGGCCCGGTGGTGCGGGTCACCGGCAGCGGCGCCGGATCCCCGGCCGTGGCGCCGGTGACCCAGCAGGACCTGATCCCGCCGACGCTGCTGTACCAGAAGTGGGTGGCCGCCCAACTCCCGGGCCTGGTACGGGACACGGCGACGCTGCAAGCGGCCGTCGACCGGGGCGACCTGGCCGCGGCCCGCACCGCCTGGCTGCCCGCGCACCTGGACTACGAGCGCCTGGGCGCGGCCTACGGGACCTTCGGGGACCTCGACGACAGCATCAACGGCACCACCAAGGGCCTGCCCGACGGCCTGACCGACCCCGGCTTCACCGGCTTCCACCGGCTGGAGTACGGCCTGTGGCACGGCCAGTCGGCGGCCGGGCTGAAGCCGGTCGCGGACACCCTCAGCCAGGACGTGCGGAGCCTGCAGACCCAGTGGAAGACCGCCCAGATGGACCCGCTGCTGCTGGGTCTGCGGGCGCACGAGATCGTGGAGAACACCATCCAGTTCGAACTGACCGGGCGGACCGACTACGGCAGCGGTTCCAACCTGGCGACCGCGCGGGCGAACCTGCAGGGCACGGCGGAGGCACTGACCCTGCTGCGCCCGCTGCTGGCCACCCGGATGACCACGCTGCCGCAGATCGACGCGGACATGGCGGCGGCCCAGGCCGAGCTGGCGAAGCTCGGCGACGTGCCGCCGGCCTCGCTGACGCTCACCGAGCGGGAGCAGCTGAACGCGGACTTCGGCCAACTGGTGGACGACCTGGCGCCGATCGCGGCGGTGTGCGACGTGCGGAGGACCTCGTGA
- the pyk gene encoding pyruvate kinase — protein sequence MRRAKIVCTLGPATDSYDQIKALVDAGMDVARLNLSHGSHAEHEERYRRVRKAADETGRSVGILVDLQGPKIRLETFAEGPVLLERGDEFAITTADVPGDRHVCGTTYKGLCGDVTPGERILVDDGKVALQVVSVEGDRVNCTVVEGGMVSDHKGLNLPGVAVSVPALSDKDVADLLWGLRIGADMIALSFVRSADDIKDVHRIMSREGRFVPVIAKVEKPQAVANLVGIVDAFDGVMVARGDLGVEVPLEQVPLVQKRAIKLCRRNAKPVIVATQMLDSMISASRPTRAEASDVANAVLDGADAVMLSGETSVGKYPVETVKTMARIVCAAEEDIIEAGLPPLTESNKPRTQGGAVARAAAEIGDFLDAKYLVAFTQSGDTARRLSRYRSPIPVLAFTYEPAVRSQLSLSWGVETFMGPLVATTDEMIAQVDAALLDLGRCEPGDRVVITAGSPPGRDGSTNLVRVHHVGEDDSHAPAAG from the coding sequence ATGCGCCGAGCAAAAATCGTCTGTACGCTAGGCCCCGCCACCGATTCGTACGACCAGATCAAAGCACTGGTCGACGCCGGTATGGACGTGGCCCGCCTGAACCTCAGCCACGGCTCCCACGCCGAGCACGAGGAACGCTATCGCCGGGTCCGCAAGGCCGCCGACGAGACCGGCCGCAGCGTCGGCATCCTCGTCGACCTGCAGGGCCCCAAGATCCGCCTGGAGACCTTCGCCGAGGGACCGGTACTCCTGGAGCGCGGCGACGAGTTCGCCATCACCACCGCCGACGTCCCCGGCGACCGCCACGTCTGCGGCACCACCTACAAGGGGCTGTGCGGCGACGTCACCCCCGGTGAGCGGATCCTGGTCGACGACGGGAAGGTCGCGCTCCAGGTCGTCTCGGTCGAGGGCGACCGGGTCAACTGCACCGTGGTCGAGGGCGGAATGGTCTCCGACCACAAGGGCCTCAACCTCCCCGGCGTGGCCGTCAGTGTCCCCGCGCTCAGCGACAAGGACGTCGCCGACCTGCTGTGGGGGCTTCGCATCGGAGCCGACATGATCGCGCTCTCGTTCGTCCGCAGTGCCGACGACATCAAGGACGTCCACCGGATCATGAGCCGGGAGGGACGTTTCGTCCCGGTCATCGCCAAGGTCGAGAAGCCGCAGGCGGTGGCGAACCTGGTCGGGATCGTGGACGCCTTCGACGGGGTCATGGTCGCCCGCGGCGACCTCGGCGTCGAGGTGCCGCTGGAGCAGGTGCCGCTGGTGCAGAAGCGCGCCATCAAGCTCTGCCGCCGCAACGCCAAGCCGGTGATCGTGGCCACCCAGATGCTGGACTCCATGATCAGCGCCTCCCGGCCGACCCGGGCCGAGGCCTCCGACGTCGCCAACGCCGTGCTGGACGGCGCGGACGCGGTGATGCTCTCCGGCGAGACCAGCGTCGGCAAGTACCCGGTGGAGACGGTGAAGACCATGGCCCGCATCGTCTGCGCGGCCGAGGAGGACATCATCGAGGCGGGCCTGCCGCCGCTGACCGAGAGCAACAAGCCGCGTACCCAGGGCGGCGCGGTGGCCCGGGCCGCCGCCGAGATCGGCGACTTCCTGGACGCCAAGTACCTGGTGGCCTTCACCCAGTCCGGTGACACCGCCCGGCGGCTGTCCCGCTACCGCTCGCCGATCCCGGTGCTGGCCTTCACCTACGAACCGGCCGTGCGCAGCCAGTTGTCGCTGAGCTGGGGCGTGGAGACGTTCATGGGACCGCTGGTCGCCACCACCGACGAGATGATCGCCCAGGTCGACGCCGCGCTGCTGGACCTGGGCCGCTGCGAGCCCGGGGACCGGGTCGTGATCACGGCCGGTTCCCCGCCCGGGCGCGACGGCTCGACCAACCTGGTCCGGGTGCACCACGTGGGCGAGGACGACTCACACGCCCCCGCGGCCGGTTGA
- a CDS encoding APC family permease: protein MATADQLSPPTAPNRALRRQVGIIGLTWASVGSIIGSGWLLGAKSAVMAAGPAAIISWVIGAIAIILLALVHAELGGMFPVAGGTTRYPHYAFGGLAGMSFGWFSWLQAASVAPIEVEAMINYGQHYSWAHVLEHPSNGTLTAAGVGVATLLMAVFVAINFLGIRVLAHTNSAATWWKIAIPLFTIFVLAITHFHGGNFTSQGFAPFGAKGVLAAISTSGIIFALLGFEQAIQIAGESSNPKRDIPRAVLGSVAIGAVIYIALQVVFIGALPGTTFGHGWAKLAYANISGPFAGLATLVGLGWLAAILYIDAVISPGGTGLIYVTSTSRISYGLSRNGYAPEVFERTDKRSVPWFGLIISFITGVICFLPFPSWQSLVSFITDASVLMYAGAPLSYGVLRKQLPNRERPYRLPGGQVIAPLSFVIASLIIYWAGWDTVWRLGASIILGYLLLGSYSWYANAKGKPNAPTMNWRAAQWLPVYLIGMGVISWQGGFCENAGCSIANNIPLWWDIVIIAAFSLAIYYWAVYTGLSSAEIEENIAKVEVVDEAAAH from the coding sequence ATGGCTACCGCAGACCAGTTGTCCCCACCAACCGCGCCCAACCGCGCTCTTCGACGCCAGGTCGGAATCATCGGTCTGACCTGGGCTTCCGTAGGTTCGATCATCGGCTCCGGCTGGCTCCTGGGCGCGAAGAGCGCGGTGATGGCCGCCGGTCCGGCGGCGATCATCTCCTGGGTGATCGGCGCGATCGCGATCATCCTGCTGGCTCTGGTGCACGCCGAACTCGGCGGCATGTTCCCGGTGGCCGGTGGCACCACCCGGTACCCGCATTACGCCTTCGGCGGTCTGGCCGGGATGTCCTTCGGCTGGTTCTCCTGGCTGCAGGCGGCCTCGGTGGCGCCCATCGAAGTCGAGGCGATGATCAACTACGGCCAGCACTACAGCTGGGCCCATGTTCTCGAACACCCCAGCAACGGCACGCTGACGGCCGCCGGTGTCGGCGTCGCGACCCTGCTGATGGCGGTCTTCGTCGCGATCAACTTCCTTGGTATACGCGTGCTGGCGCACACCAACAGCGCGGCGACCTGGTGGAAGATCGCCATTCCGCTGTTCACGATCTTCGTGCTGGCGATCACCCACTTCCACGGCGGCAACTTCACCTCGCAGGGCTTCGCGCCGTTCGGTGCCAAGGGCGTCCTGGCGGCGATCAGCACCAGCGGCATCATCTTCGCGCTGCTCGGCTTCGAGCAGGCCATCCAGATCGCCGGTGAGAGCTCCAACCCGAAGCGCGACATCCCGCGCGCCGTCCTCGGCTCGGTCGCCATCGGCGCGGTCATCTACATCGCGCTCCAGGTCGTGTTCATCGGCGCGCTGCCGGGCACGACCTTCGGCCACGGCTGGGCGAAGCTCGCCTACGCCAACATCTCCGGCCCGTTCGCGGGTCTGGCCACCCTGGTCGGCCTCGGCTGGCTGGCCGCGATCCTCTACATCGACGCGGTCATCTCCCCCGGTGGCACCGGCCTGATCTACGTCACCTCGACCTCACGCATCTCCTACGGCCTGAGCCGCAACGGCTACGCCCCCGAGGTGTTCGAGCGGACCGACAAGCGCAGCGTGCCGTGGTTCGGCCTGATCATCTCCTTCATCACCGGCGTGATCTGCTTCCTGCCGTTCCCCAGCTGGCAGTCGCTGGTCAGCTTCATCACCGACGCCAGCGTGCTGATGTACGCCGGCGCTCCGCTCTCCTACGGCGTGCTGCGCAAGCAACTGCCCAACCGTGAGCGCCCGTACCGGCTGCCCGGCGGCCAGGTCATCGCCCCGCTGTCCTTCGTCATCGCCAGCCTGATCATCTACTGGGCCGGCTGGGACACCGTGTGGCGGCTCGGCGCCTCGATCATCCTGGGCTACCTGCTGCTCGGCTCCTACTCCTGGTACGCCAACGCCAAGGGCAAGCCGAACGCGCCCACGATGAACTGGCGGGCCGCCCAGTGGCTGCCGGTCTACCTGATCGGCATGGGCGTCATCTCCTGGCAGGGCGGCTTCTGCGAGAACGCGGGCTGCTCCATCGCCAACAACATCCCGCTCTGGTGGGACATCGTGATCATCGCGGCGTTCTCGCTCGCCATCTACTACTGGGCCGTGTACACCGGCCTGAGCAGCGCCGAGATCGAGGAGAACATCGCCAAGGTCGAGGTCGTGGACGAGGCCGCCGCGCACTGA
- a CDS encoding APC family permease: MASADQLSPPAVPGHNLRREIGLIGLMWASVGSIIGSGWLFGAQKAVVVAGPSAVISWAIGAVAVVLLALVHAELGGMFPVAGGTARYPHYTFGGLAGMSFGWFSWLQAVTVAPIEVQAMIGYARHWSWADGFQKADSTLTHSGLAVAVGLMAVFVAVNFLGVRLLARTNSAATWWKIAIPLFTIFVLAITHFHGSNFTSKGFAPFGAKGVLTAISTSGIIFALLGFEQAIQLSGESRNPKRDIPRAVLGSVTIGAVIYTALQVVYIAALPRSAFAHGWGALDYPGISGPFAGLATVIGLGWLAWILYLDAIVSPAGTALIYTTSTSRISYGLSRNGYTPQLFERTDRRGVPWFGLVISFVAGVVCFLPFPSWQQLVSFITSASVLMYAGAPLAYGVLRRQLPDRERPYRLPAGQIISPLSFVIASLIIYWAGWDTLWRLGAAIVIGYLLLGSYAWYARSRGQSNAPDLDWRPAQWLPVYLTGMGVISWQGSFCNKTGCGAQGNLPLWWDIVVIAVFALVIYYWALAVGLRTEAIERNIADVEVVDEGGH; encoded by the coding sequence ATGGCATCCGCTGACCAGTTGTCCCCGCCCGCAGTGCCCGGCCACAATCTCCGCCGGGAAATCGGCCTCATCGGACTGATGTGGGCGTCCGTCGGATCCATCATCGGATCCGGCTGGCTGTTCGGCGCGCAGAAGGCGGTGGTGGTCGCCGGACCCTCGGCGGTCATCTCCTGGGCCATCGGCGCGGTCGCGGTCGTGCTGCTGGCCCTGGTGCACGCCGAACTCGGCGGCATGTTCCCGGTCGCCGGCGGCACCGCGCGCTATCCGCACTACACCTTCGGCGGACTGGCCGGGATGTCCTTCGGCTGGTTCTCCTGGCTCCAGGCGGTGACCGTGGCGCCGATCGAGGTCCAGGCCATGATCGGCTACGCCCGGCACTGGTCCTGGGCGGACGGCTTCCAGAAGGCCGACTCCACGCTGACCCACTCCGGACTGGCGGTGGCGGTGGGGCTGATGGCGGTCTTCGTCGCGGTGAACTTCCTCGGCGTCCGGCTGCTGGCGCGCACCAACAGCGCGGCCACCTGGTGGAAGATCGCGATCCCGCTGTTCACCATCTTCGTGCTGGCGATCACCCACTTCCACGGCAGCAACTTCACCTCGAAGGGCTTCGCCCCGTTCGGCGCCAAGGGCGTGCTGACCGCGATCAGCACCAGCGGCATCATCTTCGCGCTGCTCGGCTTCGAGCAGGCGATCCAGCTGTCCGGCGAGAGCCGCAACCCCAAGCGCGACATCCCGCGCGCGGTGCTCGGCTCGGTGACCATCGGCGCGGTCATCTACACCGCGCTCCAGGTGGTCTACATCGCCGCGCTGCCGCGCTCGGCCTTCGCCCACGGCTGGGGCGCGCTCGACTACCCGGGCATCAGCGGCCCGTTCGCCGGGCTGGCCACCGTCATCGGCCTCGGCTGGCTGGCCTGGATCCTCTACCTGGACGCCATCGTCTCCCCCGCCGGGACCGCGCTCATCTACACCACCTCCACCTCGCGCATCTCCTACGGCCTGAGCCGCAACGGGTACACCCCGCAGCTGTTCGAGCGGACCGACCGGCGCGGGGTGCCCTGGTTCGGACTGGTCATCTCCTTCGTCGCCGGGGTGGTCTGCTTCCTGCCGTTCCCCAGCTGGCAGCAGCTGGTCAGCTTCATCACCTCGGCCAGCGTGCTCATGTACGCGGGCGCGCCGCTGGCGTACGGGGTGCTGCGGCGGCAGCTGCCGGACCGGGAGCGCCCGTACCGGCTGCCCGCCGGGCAGATCATCTCCCCGCTGTCGTTCGTAATCGCCAGCCTGATCATCTACTGGGCGGGCTGGGACACGCTGTGGCGGCTCGGCGCCGCCATCGTCATCGGCTACCTGCTGCTCGGCTCCTACGCCTGGTACGCCCGGTCCAGGGGCCAGTCCAACGCCCCGGACCTGGACTGGCGTCCGGCCCAGTGGCTGCCGGTCTACCTGACCGGCATGGGCGTCATCTCCTGGCAGGGCAGCTTCTGCAACAAGACGGGCTGCGGCGCCCAGGGCAACCTGCCGCTGTGGTGGGACATCGTCGTCATCGCGGTGTTCGCGCTCGTCATCTACTACTGGGCGCTGGCCGTCGGACTGCGGACCGAGGCCATCGAGCGGAACATCGCCGACGTCGAGGTGGTCGACGAGGGCGGCCACTGA
- a CDS encoding ANTAR domain-containing response regulator, which produces MTAATDEQPEQPEQHVPPTTTRVVIAEDEALIRLDLKEMLEEEGYTVVGEAGDGAEAVRLATELRPDLVILDVKMPILDGLSAAEQIHEAHIAPTLMLTAFSQRELVDRARDAGAMAYIVKPFNKSDLVPAIEMAVSRYSEIRALESEIADLSLRLDTRKLVDRAKSVLQTKFGLTEPAAFRWIQKTSMDRRMTMKAVAEAVIEEGAAQDAKKKAAQEQAATD; this is translated from the coding sequence GTGACCGCCGCCACCGACGAGCAGCCCGAGCAGCCCGAGCAGCACGTCCCGCCGACGACGACCCGGGTCGTCATCGCCGAGGACGAGGCGCTGATCCGCCTGGACCTCAAGGAGATGCTGGAAGAGGAGGGCTACACCGTCGTCGGCGAGGCCGGTGACGGCGCCGAGGCCGTGCGGCTCGCCACCGAGCTCCGGCCCGACCTGGTCATCCTGGACGTGAAGATGCCGATCCTGGACGGTCTCTCCGCCGCCGAGCAGATCCACGAGGCGCACATCGCGCCGACGCTGATGCTCACCGCCTTCTCCCAGCGCGAGCTGGTCGACCGGGCCCGCGACGCCGGGGCGATGGCCTACATCGTCAAGCCGTTCAACAAGAGCGACCTGGTCCCGGCGATCGAGATGGCGGTCTCCCGCTACAGCGAGATCCGGGCACTGGAGTCGGAGATCGCCGACCTGAGCCTGCGACTGGACACCCGCAAGCTGGTCGACCGCGCCAAGAGCGTGCTGCAGACCAAGTTCGGGCTGACCGAGCCGGCCGCCTTCCGCTGGATCCAGAAGACCTCGATGGACCGCCGGATGACCATGAAGGCCGTCGCCGAGGCGGTCATCGAGGAGGGCGCGGCCCAGGACGCCAAGAAGAAGGCCGCCCAGGAGCAGGCCGCCACGGACTGA
- a CDS encoding PaaI family thioesterase translates to MSEQQPAPAPALNVPQEVLDQYTKLGVAPSTFSGGKLGDQLGIKIVEASPERVVGTMPVEGNQQPYGLLHGGASAALAETLGSIGAMLHAGPGRYAVGVDLNATHHRSATSGLVTGVATAVFRGRTAATYEVAITDDQGRRITSCRLTCMLRDA, encoded by the coding sequence ATGTCCGAGCAGCAGCCCGCACCCGCCCCCGCCCTCAACGTCCCGCAGGAGGTGCTGGACCAGTACACCAAGCTGGGCGTCGCCCCGAGCACCTTCTCCGGCGGCAAGCTCGGCGACCAGCTCGGGATCAAGATCGTCGAGGCCTCCCCGGAACGGGTGGTCGGCACCATGCCGGTCGAGGGCAACCAGCAGCCGTACGGGCTGCTGCACGGCGGGGCGTCGGCGGCGCTGGCCGAGACCCTGGGGTCGATCGGCGCGATGCTGCACGCCGGTCCCGGCCGCTACGCGGTCGGCGTGGACCTCAACGCGACGCACCACCGCTCGGCGACCTCCGGGCTGGTCACCGGGGTCGCCACGGCTGTCTTCCGGGGCCGCACCGCGGCCACCTACGAGGTCGCGATCACCGACGACCAGGGCCGCCGGATCACCAGCTGCCGACTGACCTGCATGCTCCGCGACGCCTGA
- the polA gene encoding DNA polymerase I has translation MAGKGSGKGEQGRPRLLLLDGHSMAYRAFYAFPAENFATSTGQPTNAVYGFASMLANILRDETPTHFAVAFDVSRKTFRAGIYPEYKATRSASPDEFRGQVELVGELLDAMRVPHLRLAEFEADDIIATLATRAAAEGFEVLILTGDRDALQLVTEDVTVLYPTKGVSEMTRYTPEKVFEKYGVTPAQYPDLAALRGDPSDNLPGIPGVGEKTAAKWIGQYGSFQELVAHADEVKGKIGEKLRAGLDAVKLNRELTELVRDVELPLGVAELDRRAYDRDATVVLLDALEFRNQALRDRLFAVDPGAGAADTDAAPAAGPGVEIDGEPLTEPGALAAWLAEHASGAGRTGLMADYSWARGEGQVTAFGLAAEGGPAAWADPSALAEEDERAFAGWLADPERPKALHIAKQVQRAFAEHGWRIEGVVSDSALAAYLEKPGRRTFGLDVLAEEYLGRQLEASGPADSGQLAFGEDAADEAAAAAQALMVAARTVLDLAEVFEERLGKDGGLRLMRELELPISALLARMERSGIAADADWLTQLELQFGAAVQQAVKEAHEAVGHDFNLGSPKQLQEILFGELELPKTKKIKTGYTTDADALTWLAAQTTHELPVILLRHRDQTRLRSTVEGLIKTVAADGRIHTTFNQMVAATGRLSSTDPNLQNIPVRTEEGRMIRRAFVVGAGFESLLTADYSQIELRIMAHLSGDEALLAAFASGEDLHTTVGAQVFGVERPQVDAEMRRKIKAMSYGLAYGLSAFGLSQQLGIDAGEARRLMDTYFERFGGVRDYLRRVVDEARGTGYTETVLGRRRYLPDLTSDNRQRREMAERMALNAPIQGSAADIVKIAMLKVDAALAAEGLASRMLLQVHDEIVLELAPGEREPVEALVRREMADAYPLRAPLDVSVGVGTDWETAAH, from the coding sequence ATGGCAGGCAAGGGTTCGGGCAAGGGCGAGCAGGGGCGGCCGAGGCTGCTGCTGCTCGACGGCCACTCCATGGCGTACCGGGCGTTCTACGCCTTCCCGGCCGAGAACTTCGCGACCTCCACCGGTCAGCCGACCAACGCCGTCTACGGCTTCGCCTCGATGCTGGCCAACATCCTGCGGGACGAGACCCCGACCCACTTCGCGGTCGCCTTCGACGTCTCCCGGAAGACCTTCCGGGCCGGGATCTACCCGGAGTACAAGGCCACCCGCTCGGCCTCGCCGGACGAGTTCCGCGGCCAGGTCGAGCTGGTCGGCGAGCTGCTGGACGCGATGCGGGTGCCGCACCTGCGGCTGGCCGAGTTCGAGGCGGACGACATCATCGCCACCCTCGCCACCCGGGCCGCGGCCGAGGGCTTCGAGGTGCTGATCCTCACCGGCGACCGGGACGCGCTGCAACTGGTCACCGAGGACGTCACGGTGCTCTACCCGACCAAGGGCGTCTCCGAGATGACCCGCTACACGCCGGAGAAGGTCTTCGAGAAGTACGGCGTGACCCCGGCGCAGTACCCGGACCTGGCGGCGCTGCGCGGCGACCCGTCGGACAACCTGCCGGGCATCCCCGGGGTGGGCGAGAAGACCGCCGCCAAGTGGATCGGCCAGTACGGCTCGTTCCAGGAGCTGGTGGCGCACGCCGACGAGGTCAAGGGCAAGATCGGCGAGAAGCTGCGGGCCGGGCTGGACGCGGTCAAGCTCAACCGGGAGCTGACCGAGCTGGTCCGGGACGTCGAACTGCCGCTCGGCGTGGCCGAGCTGGACCGCCGGGCCTACGACCGGGACGCCACCGTGGTGCTGCTGGACGCGCTGGAGTTCCGCAACCAGGCGCTGCGGGACCGGCTGTTCGCGGTGGACCCGGGCGCGGGCGCCGCCGACACCGACGCCGCCCCGGCGGCCGGACCGGGCGTGGAGATCGACGGCGAGCCGCTGACCGAGCCCGGCGCGCTGGCGGCCTGGCTCGCCGAGCACGCCTCCGGCGCCGGCCGCACCGGGCTGATGGCGGACTACAGCTGGGCCCGCGGCGAGGGCCAGGTGACCGCGTTCGGGCTGGCCGCCGAGGGCGGCCCGGCCGCCTGGGCCGACCCCTCGGCGCTCGCGGAGGAGGACGAGCGGGCCTTCGCCGGCTGGCTCGCCGATCCGGAGCGGCCGAAGGCGCTGCACATCGCCAAGCAGGTGCAGCGGGCCTTCGCCGAGCACGGCTGGCGGATCGAGGGCGTGGTCTCGGACAGCGCCCTGGCCGCCTACCTGGAGAAGCCGGGGCGGCGCACCTTCGGCCTGGACGTCCTCGCCGAGGAGTACCTGGGCCGCCAGCTGGAGGCCTCGGGCCCGGCCGACAGCGGCCAGCTCGCCTTCGGCGAGGACGCCGCGGACGAGGCCGCGGCCGCCGCCCAGGCGCTGATGGTCGCCGCCCGCACCGTGCTCGACCTGGCCGAGGTGTTCGAGGAGCGGCTCGGCAAGGACGGTGGGCTGCGGCTGATGCGGGAGCTGGAGCTGCCGATCTCGGCGCTGCTGGCCCGGATGGAGCGCTCCGGCATCGCCGCCGACGCCGACTGGCTGACCCAGCTGGAGCTCCAGTTCGGCGCGGCCGTGCAGCAGGCGGTCAAGGAGGCGCACGAGGCGGTCGGCCACGACTTCAACCTCGGCTCGCCGAAGCAGCTCCAGGAGATCCTGTTCGGCGAGCTGGAACTGCCCAAGACCAAGAAGATCAAGACCGGCTACACCACCGACGCCGACGCGCTCACCTGGCTGGCCGCGCAGACCACGCACGAGCTGCCGGTGATCCTGCTCCGCCACCGGGACCAGACCCGGCTGCGGAGCACGGTCGAGGGCCTGATCAAGACGGTCGCGGCGGACGGCCGGATCCACACCACCTTCAACCAGATGGTGGCCGCCACCGGGCGGCTGTCCTCGACCGACCCGAACCTGCAGAACATCCCGGTGCGCACCGAGGAGGGCCGGATGATCCGCCGGGCCTTCGTGGTCGGCGCGGGCTTCGAGTCGCTGCTGACCGCCGACTACAGCCAGATCGAGCTGCGGATCATGGCCCACCTCTCCGGGGACGAGGCGCTGCTGGCCGCCTTCGCCAGCGGCGAGGACCTGCACACCACGGTCGGCGCCCAGGTCTTCGGGGTGGAGCGGCCGCAGGTGGACGCCGAGATGCGGCGCAAGATCAAGGCCATGTCGTACGGCCTGGCGTACGGCCTGTCGGCGTTCGGGCTGTCCCAGCAGCTCGGCATCGACGCCGGTGAGGCGCGGCGGCTGATGGACACGTACTTCGAGCGCTTCGGCGGGGTGCGCGACTACCTGCGCCGGGTGGTGGACGAGGCCCGGGGCACCGGCTACACCGAGACCGTCCTCGGCCGCCGCCGCTACCTGCCGGACCTCACCAGCGACAACCGGCAGCGCCGGGAGATGGCCGAGCGGATGGCGCTGAACGCGCCGATCCAGGGCTCGGCGGCGGACATCGTCAAGATCGCCATGCTGAAGGTGGACGCGGCCCTGGCCGCCGAGGGCCTGGCCTCGCGGATGCTGCTCCAGGTGCACGACGAGATCGTGCTGGAACTCGCCCCGGGCGAGCGCGAGCCGGTGGAGGCGCTGGTCCGGCGGGAGATGGCGGACGCCTATCCGCTGCGCGCCCCGCTGGACGTCTCGGTGGGCGTCGGCACGGACTGGGAGACCGCCGCGCACTGA
- a CDS encoding class I SAM-dependent methyltransferase has protein sequence MSEYTAAPRAAEDDETDDDTEAVRREADTGESSRANRHWWDRNADDYQDEHGAFLGDARFVWCPEGLDEAEARLLGDPAALRGRRVLEIGAGAAQCSRWLADRGAHPVALDLSHRQLQHSLRIDLGLGRTPVPLVQADATVLPFADAAFDLACSAYGAVPFAADTGRIMREVHRVLKPGGRWVFSVTHPVRWAFPDEPGPEGLTATASYFDRTPYVEQDEQGRAVYVEHHRTLGDRVRELNAAGFRLLDLVEPEWPPGLTQEWGGWSPLRGRHLPGTAVFVCRRD, from the coding sequence ATGAGCGAGTACACCGCAGCCCCCCGCGCTGCCGAAGACGACGAAACCGACGACGACACCGAGGCCGTCCGCCGCGAGGCGGACACCGGAGAGAGCAGCCGCGCCAACCGCCACTGGTGGGACCGCAACGCCGACGACTACCAGGACGAGCACGGCGCCTTCCTCGGCGACGCGCGCTTCGTCTGGTGCCCCGAGGGCCTGGACGAGGCCGAGGCCCGACTGCTCGGCGACCCGGCCGCGCTGCGCGGCCGGCGGGTGCTGGAGATCGGCGCCGGCGCCGCCCAGTGCTCCCGCTGGCTGGCGGACCGGGGCGCGCACCCGGTCGCGCTGGACCTGTCGCACCGCCAGCTACAGCACTCGCTGCGGATCGACCTGGGCCTGGGCCGGACCCCGGTCCCGCTGGTCCAGGCCGACGCGACGGTGCTGCCCTTCGCCGACGCGGCCTTCGACCTGGCCTGCTCCGCCTACGGCGCGGTGCCCTTCGCCGCCGACACCGGGCGGATCATGCGCGAGGTGCACCGGGTGCTGAAGCCGGGCGGGCGCTGGGTCTTCTCGGTCACCCACCCGGTCCGCTGGGCCTTCCCGGACGAGCCGGGGCCCGAGGGACTGACCGCGACCGCCTCCTACTTCGACCGCACCCCGTACGTGGAGCAGGACGAGCAGGGCCGGGCCGTGTACGTGGAGCACCACCGCACCCTGGGCGACCGGGTGCGGGAGCTGAACGCGGCCGGGTTCCGGCTGCTGGACCTGGTCGAGCCGGAGTGGCCGCCCGGGCTCACCCAGGAGTGGGGCGGCTGGAGCCCGCTGCGCGGCAGGCACCTGCCCGGCACCGCGGTCTTCGTCTGCCGACGCGACTGA